From the Ensifer adhaerens genome, the window CGACCGATGCCCTCATGGTCAACAATGCCGACTGGCTGGACAGGATGGCCTGGATCGACATGCTGCGCGATGTCGGCAAGCATTTCTCCGTCAACCGCATGCTTTCCTTCGACAGCGTGAAAACGCGGCTGGAGCAGCAGGAGAACCTGAGCTTCCTCGAGTTCAACTACATGATCCTGCAGGCGGTCGATTTCCTCGAACTGTTTCGCCGCACCGGCTGCCGGCTGCAGCTCGGCGGCGGCGACCAGTGGGGCAACATCGTCGGCGGCGTCGATCTCTTGCGGCGGATCGAGGGCGCGGAAGTCTTCGGCATGACCACGCCGCTTCTCACCACCGCCTCGGGCGTCAAGATGGGCAAGACGGCGGCCGGCGCCGTCTGGGTCAATGCCGACCGGCTGTCGCCCTACGACTACTGGCAGTTCTGGCGCAACGCCGAGGATGCCGATGTCGTGCGGTTCCTAAAACTCTTCACCGAGCTGCCGCTCGACGAGATCGAACGGCTCGGCCGCGCCGAGGGCGCGGAACTCAACGCGGTGAAGGAACGGCTCGCCAACGAGGCGACGGCGCTGGTGCACGGGGCCGACGCCGCCCGGCAGGCAGAGGCAACCGCGAGACAGGCTTTTGGGGCGGGCGAAGCGGCCGAAGGGCTGCCGACCGTCGTGCTCAGCGATGCCGAGCGCAGCGTGGGCGTGGCGCTGGTCGACCTGCTTGTCCGGGCCGGACTGGCGTCATCCAAGGGCGAGGCGCGGCGGGCCATCGCCGGCCGCGGCATTCGCATCGATGGCGAGGTCGTCGAGGATGCGGACGGGCTGGTGACCATCGACGGGGAGCCGCTCCGGCTCTCGCTCGGCAAGAAGCGCCATGTGGTGGTGAAGTAGGCCGGCTCTCGCGGCGGCTACCAGGCCCAGGCAGCCGCCGCTTCCGTTCTTGTGCCCGTCGCAAGATTCCAGCCGCACCGCGTCTGCGACGCGAACGCGCGTCGCGGCCCAGTGCAAGTGCGTAGCGTTGCTGGCGCCGTTTTCAGCCGTGCGGACGCACGGCTGCTGGATCCCTGTGACGAGCACGGGATGAGGGAGGATTGTATCCGCCAAGAACCGGGCCCCAGAGGCACGAGGTTGGGAATTGAGACGGAGCAGCGGCGAGATGACAGCTCCGCGAACCTCGGACAACGTCCCCTGGGTCCCCGCGTCACAATGTTCTCCGCAAACACCACAACAACACCATCGCCCTCATTCCTGTGCTCATCACAGGAATCCAGCCGCGCCGCGTCTGCGGCGCGAAGGAGACCTGCTGCCAGGTGTAAGAGCACAAGCGTGGTGGCGCATTTATCCGCCGCGCGAACGCGCCGCTGGAAGCAGGGATGTGAAGAGAAAGGGCTGCAGCCCCCCAAGATCGCGGCTCCAACGGCCCGGACAACACATCGGGGCTGTAGCGGGCGGCATCGTGGCGCCAACGCCGCCCGAAAGTGAGCCCGCCCACGGCCACGCCGACGTCGCGGCGATCAGCCCACCGCAACCTCCCTCGTCTCCACCCGCACCGCGTCATCGCCGTACTCCTCGCCCCACTTGCAGAGCCCTGCCGCCGCCACGTTCAGCGCCGCGCCGCGTGTCGTCAGCGAATAGACCACCTTGGGCGGAGTTTCCGGATAGGTCGTGCGGCTGACAAGGCCGTCGGCCTCCAGTTCGCGTAGCTGCTGCGCCAGCATCTTTTCGCTGATGGCTGGGATCGCCTGGCGCAGGCGGCCGAAGCGGCGGGCGGCGGTGCCGAGTTCACAGAGGATATCGACTTTCCACTTGCCTTCGATCGCCCTCAGCGCGGTGGCAAAGCCACAATTTTCCATCGGTCTCGTCACGTCCTTCTCCCTTACTTCAGCGTAACCACTAACCGCCGGGTGCGTATTGCGTCGCGGTGATCCCACCATACGTCTGACCCGCACCGGCAGCCGCCGGCCGCGTCACGGGTCAAGCGCGATACAGGCGAGAACAAACGCCCGCGCCATGGATATGGAGATTGGAAATGCAACCTGCAATCAGCGTTCTGGGAATGGGGCGCATGGGATCGGCGCTGGCGCGCGCGCTGCTGGCCGCCGGCTACCGCACGACGGTCTGGAACCGCACGGCCGAAAAGGCGGCGCCGCTCGCCGCAGCCGGGGCCGAGGTCGCCGCAAGCGTTGGCGATGCCGTTGCGGCGAGCGCCATCGTCATCGTCAATGTCAGCGACTATGCGGCGACGGAGGGCCTGCTGCGCAATGGCGCTGTTGCCACCGCGCTTCACGGCAAGCTGATCGTCGAGTTGACTTCGGGAACACCGGATGGCGCCCGCGAGGTGCAGGGCTGGGCCGCGCGGCACGGCATCCGCCATCTCGACGGCGCGATCCTGGCGACACCGGATTTCATCGGCACCGAGGCGGGCACGTTGCTGGTCTCCGGGCCGGCCGACGTCTTCGAGGCGGCGCGCGACGTGCTGCGGGCGCTCGGCGGCAATGTCCAGTACGTCGGCACGGATCCGGGCCTTGCCAATGCGCTCGACAGCGCCCTGCTCGCCCTGATGTGGGGCGCACTGTTCGGCGCACTGCAGTCGATCGCCGTCTGCCGCGCCGAGGCGATCGATCTCGAAACGCTTGACAAGCAGTGGTCGGCAACGGCGCCGGTGGTCGAGGGGTTGGTTGCCGATCTCATCAGGCGCAGCGCCGCCGGTCGCTATACCGCCGACGCCGAAACGCTCTCCTCCATCTCGCCGCACTTTGGCGCCTTCCGCCATCTCGTCGACCTGATGGAAGCCCGCGGCATCGACCGGACGATTACCGACGGCTACGAGGCGATCTTCCGTCGGGCGATTGCCGCCGGTCACCTGCATGACGACTTCGCGTCGCTGTCACAGTTCATGGGCCGGTCGGCCTAAGGCATGGTGGCGTCAGAGTGGGTGTCGTCCCGCCTTGACGCCGCCTGTTCCCGGCTACGCGTGCAGGCGAAAACGCCTGGCGTCATTTGCCTGCCTTCGCACCGCTGTCTTCGATCGCCGGATCGAGCACGCCGACCAGGGTCATGCCGTCGGTAAAATAGGGGTCGCCGCCGCCGTTGCGACCGGTTGTCGTCGCACCGACGCCGGGGATCTCGTAGGTCGACGGCACCTGCCCGGCCTTTCCGAGGTCGCCGATCACCAGATCGCGTTCGGCGTCGAGGTCGGGGCCGATGTGGTGCGTGATCTGTCCGGTGTCGTGGCTCAGGCCCACGCCACGGTCGAAGCTGGCCGAACCGAGCCAGAGCGGCCTGTCG encodes:
- a CDS encoding NAD(P)-dependent oxidoreductase; translation: MQPAISVLGMGRMGSALARALLAAGYRTTVWNRTAEKAAPLAAAGAEVAASVGDAVAASAIVIVNVSDYAATEGLLRNGAVATALHGKLIVELTSGTPDGAREVQGWAARHGIRHLDGAILATPDFIGTEAGTLLVSGPADVFEAARDVLRALGGNVQYVGTDPGLANALDSALLALMWGALFGALQSIAVCRAEAIDLETLDKQWSATAPVVEGLVADLIRRSAAGRYTADAETLSSISPHFGAFRHLVDLMEARGIDRTITDGYEAIFRRAIAAGHLHDDFASLSQFMGRSA
- a CDS encoding winged helix-turn-helix transcriptional regulator; this translates as MTRPMENCGFATALRAIEGKWKVDILCELGTAARRFGRLRQAIPAISEKMLAQQLRELEADGLVSRTTYPETPPKVVYSLTTRGAALNVAAAGLCKWGEEYGDDAVRVETREVAVG
- the tyrS gene encoding tyrosine--tRNA ligase — encoded protein: MTQTDNPTDALEPRSALTRTLVERGYVNQVTDLEGVDGAFAAGIVPVYAGFDATADSLHVGHLMPIMALRRMQQAGHKPIVLIGGGTTRIGDPSFRSAARPMLSDEEIAANVAGIRTVFERLLTFGDGPTDALMVNNADWLDRMAWIDMLRDVGKHFSVNRMLSFDSVKTRLEQQENLSFLEFNYMILQAVDFLELFRRTGCRLQLGGGDQWGNIVGGVDLLRRIEGAEVFGMTTPLLTTASGVKMGKTAAGAVWVNADRLSPYDYWQFWRNAEDADVVRFLKLFTELPLDEIERLGRAEGAELNAVKERLANEATALVHGADAARQAEATARQAFGAGEAAEGLPTVVLSDAERSVGVALVDLLVRAGLASSKGEARRAIAGRGIRIDGEVVEDADGLVTIDGEPLRLSLGKKRHVVVK